agcctcccttgaggttttatgaaatatcacctagctctcctaaactttttaaaatctcacttagcGCCCTTGAAAATGATAGTAGGGACATATACTAATATCAAAGGTGATAAATTGCCAATAATACCCTCATAtataaattttctaaatttatttttttccctaaatttcctatttttctttaacaatgtctatacaaacatacatacatacatacatatatatatatatgtttgtataATTGAATTGTAAATATCAATGAAATATAGGGTTTAATCAATGAAATATTCAACGCATTTGGAGAAGAATAGttgcaagtttttttttattttttcccttttttggtgTTTCACAACTTTATTTATTCCTATTCATGTAGAGCGCAAAGAGAAATAAAGTAATTGAAACTCCGGACAACAGTTTTTCAAATTATGACTTTtttctataataaaattttcatatttcacacccataaaaaaaaagtctatctattttgagtaaatttttgtatgATATTGAAGTTGTATTTCATCTAttactaagttttttttttgctcaaatataTGATTTTACGTGCTAATTACCTTCAACACTATGAAGGGTTCCATTtataaaaatggtttaaaaaataatatttgttttTACTATCTCTTCCTACTGTAGAAGTGACTATTGACTGTAATATAACGTCTTACCAATTTTCATCCCCTCTCTTTTGAGATGGTTTTgatttagtacttttttttcttggtttgtaaaatgtctattttttttttatagtttaaGGGTATTAAAGGCACTAAAATAACCTCTCTCCTCaaatatgaattttttaatattacttttggttagAAGGGCTTCCAATGTTACCAAAATGTCAATTCAAGGGGTGTtaagtgaaattttgaaaacctcaagggagctaggtgatatttcataaaacctcaggggaggtttatgaaattatcccaaagaaaTATGTACGCACTTTGTGTTATTTATGAATTAGTCCCCTCATCCTGGAACCTATTCAAGGATAGAATTATGCATTGAAAAACtagtattgtaaatgtttttaCCTTATCATTTTCCATCGGAGCACTGAATCTTTTAAGTCTTCACAACGTTTAAACTGAAGTTTAGTAACTACTCATCAAAGGTAATAGCTTTCCTATGAGTTTCTTAGGATGGAGTTTAAGATTTTGGATATCTCTCTAACGAGTGAATATCCAAAAAGGTCACTAAACTATTAAGTATGACATGAATTAAtcacccaaaaatttttttttaccacaAAGGCCACTAAACTGACAAAAAAGGGGCCAGCAAAAtcattttaccaaaaaaaaatcctattggtAAAGGCCATTTTGCCAAAAAGATGGTTGAATTTTAATGGTTTATCAATTGTTTTACTACTACAATTTGACAAAATGAAGAATCTCTTTTGTCAATTTAGTAACCTTTGTAGCAATAAGAAAAGATTAATGACTGAGCCGTGtcatatttaataatttaatgaccCTTTTGGCCATTCCCACTTCTTTAATATATCACTCTCCTATTtcaaatcttggttttctttgttCACCATCTGTCCATCGCTCAAGTTTTTGATCTTGCAAAGACTAGACGCCCATTTATCTTCCCGGCATATGTGACAGCAAAACGACACACCTGTGCCGCCTATATGTACACCATACCGCCCAAACAAGATTTACTACAAGTAGTTTCCAGTTTTCACACCAAGAAAGCGAAGTAGCTGCGAAACTTCAAAACAACAACTCAGACCCATCACTTCATCCCCCCACTCGCTTCACTAATTCACTTCCCTTCCTCAGCACCTCATATTCCCAGATTAAATTCCCAGCTTCTAACAACTTTCCACACAGTAAACTATAAGCTTCTTCAAAACCCACCAACTCAAATCTCCTCAGCTGCTCGCTAGCTCATCCCCAGCCATAATCATGGCAGTAAGCAACAATATTACAGCCTTCCTCAACTTCCTCGCACTCATGTGCTCTATTCCCATCATAGCCTCCGGAATATGGCTGGCTTCTAAACCGGACAACGAGTGCATCCACTGGCTCCGCTGGCCGGTTGTCTTCTTGGGAATAGCTGTTCTCTTGGTTTCTTTAACCGGCTTCGTGGGTGCCTACTGGAAAAAAGAAGGCCTCCTCGGGCTTTACCTCGTATGCATGGCCATCCTCATAGTACTCCTCCTGGTCTTCCTCATATTAGCTTTTGTTGTCGCCCGTCCCAGCGGCGCCTATGATGTGCCCGGAAAGGGATATCAGGAGTACAGGCTTGAGGGCTTCTCTTCTTGGCTCAGGAATCATATTACTAGCTCTGATAACTGGGGGAATATAAGGGCGTGTTTGGCTGATTCCGGGATCTGTCTTAAGCTTAACGAGGAGTATCCGACTTCTGACCTGTTCTTTAATGCCCACCTCTCTCCTATCGAGGTAATTTCTCTTCTTATTAATTTCTTCAGCCAAGACAATCTTAATTTGGTTCTGTTTTCCTCACCAGAAACAGCAATTTCCACCCTCATACATTGCCTTGTTTGGTAATTAGGATGGCAGAGGTATTATCAGTCAGATTTCGAGATCTATTTTGCTTTCACCGCACAAATTATCTGAAACGTCCTTGTGAACCATACAACTCGATTATCCCTTGTAAACCATAGGTTTTTAGgcgacttctttttttttttttcttttcccgcAATCTCCTGTCTTTTAATCTCGCCTGTTATGAATTGCAAAATATCACAATCATCaattaatttcaaaatgaattgGAATATTAGGCTTTTCAACGAGCATCACGAAAAGTCAAAAGGAGCATGGTACTTAATGTTTTATGGTTAATGAACTTTACATTATTGGAGTAATAGTAGTGATAATGTGACATGGTTTGTCCGACTGTGCAGTGGACAGTAGAACATGGGGGAAGCTTTGCTCCTCGAGGGACCTgtaaaaattttatatatagcACTACTCTACTCTACTAGGATTATTCCAATTGCACTCAACTATTGGACCTACCATGGAAATTTGTTGCCAAGTTACATTCAACTAGATAATTATTCCATGACATAATCAAAATGGTACTATTTGGTGTATCTAAACTTTTAGAAATGTCAAAATCTGCGATCATGATCATGCTTGAAATATGACCGCCTCCccctagaaaagaaaaaaaaatttgtctaTATGTAGTCTTTTGATTGATCCAAGTTGTTGATTTGATGATGAATTCAGAAGACTAAGTTTGACATAATCAAGAGTTGGTGACTCCCCTCCTTGTAATAGCATCATCATTTT
The Coffea arabica cultivar ET-39 chromosome 6c, Coffea Arabica ET-39 HiFi, whole genome shotgun sequence genome window above contains:
- the LOC113693844 gene encoding tetraspanin-2 — translated: MAVSNNITAFLNFLALMCSIPIIASGIWLASKPDNECIHWLRWPVVFLGIAVLLVSLTGFVGAYWKKEGLLGLYLVCMAILIVLLLVFLILAFVVARPSGAYDVPGKGYQEYRLEGFSSWLRNHITSSDNWGNIRACLADSGICLKLNEEYPTSDLFFNAHLSPIESGCCKPPTVCGYQYVNPVMWTNPANPVADADCSIWNNDPSQLCYYCDSCKAGLLGNLRREWRSVNIILIITVVVLIWVYIIACSAYRNAQTEGLFSRYKQGWV